Genomic window (Desulfosporosinus sp. Sb-LF):
GCCAAGAATACTTGGGGCGCAGGCCCCTGGGAACGTAGGTCATCGCCAGGTAAACCAGCAAAAAGACTATCTCTAACGAGGTAGTCTTTTTGTGTTAGAACGAACGATTTTCAAGCATTAAAACGTCTATGGGGTCGGGGTTCCACCCCTTCGGGTCCACACTGCCGGAGAGTGCGTCATAAGTCGCAATGTGGCGAAAGGCTCATTCGCCTTTCGTTTCAGGGCCAAGAATACTTTGGGCGCAGGCCCCTGGGAACGTTGGTTATCGCAGGTAACTGTAAAAAGGACTATCTCTAATATTCCTACACCTAGTAGGAACGAGAGAAGCTGTATCAAATGTGGGTTCTCTCGTTGTATACAAGTTAATAATTACTACTTATTCCTGTCAGAAGGGGTATTCATCAAAAACGATTCTCGTTTCTTTTGCTGCAATCACCCAAATATAAACGTAGTATGTTTTATACAACTTGTGATAAACTGTTGTACGGAGGGATCTCTTAGGATGGAAATAATAAATTACGATGCATTAGCGTTGGATGAATCTGAAAAGAATGTTGTCAGGGAATATGGTATAGCGGTCCATTATCCTAAAGGACAAATTGTATTTTCTGCTGGTGACACAGCTGACCGGGTATATTTAATTGAAGAAGGTTTTGTGAAGATATATCGTATTACTATGGATGGCCGTAAGGTGACTGTTGGGAGTATGAGGAGCCCGGGGCAGTTAATGGGTTTGGCTGAAACCTTGTATCATGGCGAACGTACTTGTTTTGCAGGAGCGATTAACGACTCTACTCTTATAGTTGTCCGTAAATCACAATTTGAGGAATTAATGGCACAACATCCGACCATCGCACTTAAAGTTGCAACAACTTTAGGAGTGAGAATGAGAGAAGCGGAGGCTATTATACAAGAAATGGTTTCCTGGCAGGTTCCAGGAAGATTGGCTATGTTACTTCTTAAAATGTCTGAACGTACCGGCATAGAAACAGAAACAGGTACGAAAATAACCTTGCGTCTAACGCATGAAGAGATAGCTTGTATGATTGGAACGTCAAGACAAACCGTGACATCCTTGCTGAATATATTTAAACAGGAAAGCAGTATAGCCATAGAAGAGCGAGAAATGTATATTCTTGACACAGATAAGCTAAAG
Coding sequences:
- a CDS encoding Crp/Fnr family transcriptional regulator, encoding MEIINYDALALDESEKNVVREYGIAVHYPKGQIVFSAGDTADRVYLIEEGFVKIYRITMDGRKVTVGSMRSPGQLMGLAETLYHGERTCFAGAINDSTLIVVRKSQFEELMAQHPTIALKVATTLGVRMREAEAIIQEMVSWQVPGRLAMLLLKMSERTGIETETGTKITLRLTHEEIACMIGTSRQTVTSLLNIFKQESSIAIEEREMYILDTDKLKKWIV